CGGCCACCGCGGCGCGGCTGCCGAACATGCCGCGTTTGTCGACGCGGTCGGTCGGGCCGGAGCCGGGGATGATCAGCATCATCGGGCCGCCGCCCGCGGTGGCCGTGAGCATTGTGCCGCCACAAGGTGACAGCACAACCTGTTCGCTGTTATGTCGTGCCAGCGTCGGCCAGGTTCAATTGGACTGCAATGCAGGCTGTTCTGCTAGACTATTGAGAGAGAACAAATCCGCTCGCCGGAACAGTACGTGGAGATCAACCCATGCATGACACGCCCGATATGGTCCACTGGCATGAGCCCAAAGCGGGCGAGAACGCGGGCTTTGGCAAATTCCTACGCCAGCCGCTGCCTTATGACCGCTTCATGGAGGCCGAAGGCGTGCCGTGCTACCGCGGCATTGGCGTACGCAAGGTGCAGGATCTGCCGCTGGTGCCGTGGAAGCGGCTCGGCGGCCGCGGCTCCTTCATCCAGCTTTTCGGCACCGAGGGCCTGTGGGGCATGTACGTGGTCGAAGTGCCGGGCGCCGGCGCTCTCAATGTCGAGCGGCACCTTTACGAGAAAGTCGTGCTCGTGGTCGAAGGCCGCGGCACCACCGAAGTCTGGCAGGAAGGGCAGAGGAAGCGCCATGTGTTCGAGTGGCAGAAGGGCTCGTTGTTCGCCGTTCCGCTCAACGCCTATCATCGCATCATCAATGCCGGCAGTGCGCCGGCGCTGCTGTTGTGCGGCACGACGGCGCCGAACGTCATGAACGTGCTCGACAACCTCGATTTCGTGTTCGAGTGTCCGTACACATTCAGCGAGCGGTTTTCCGGCGCTGAGGATTTCTTCAAGCCGAAGGACGATCTCGAACCTGATCCGATCCGCGGGCTTGCCATGCGGCGCACCAATCTTATCCCCGACATCGTCAATTGCGACCTGCCGCTTGATAATCGCCGCTCGCCCGGTTACCGCCGGGTCGAGCCGGCCATGGCGCGCAACCGCTTCTATCTGTGGATCGGCCAGCATGAGACCGGCCGCTATTCCAAGGCGCACAAGCACGCCTCCGCGGCAGTTCTCGTTTGCGTCAAGGGCAAGGGCTACACCTATACATGGCCCGAGGCGCTCGGCACCACGCCGTGGCAGAACGGCAAGGCCGAGTTCATCAAGCGCCAGGATTACGAGCCGGTCGGGCTCGTGTCCGCCGCGCCGATGAGCGGCGACTGGTATCACCAGCATTTCGGCATCGGCAAAGAGGGCCTGCGCATCTCCGCCTGGCATGGTCCGAACAATCAGCGCGCGCGCAAGCCTGGCGTGCCGGGCGAGCAGCTTATGGATTACGGCGCCATCGAACTCAGTAAGGGTGGCAGCGCCATCGGATATCACCAGGAAGACCCGGCGATCCGCAAGGAGTTCGAAGAAACGCTGGCGCGTGAAGGCTTACCGAGCCGCATGAAGCAGGAATTTTACGAACGCCCGCCGACCGAGGGGGAAGTTGTG
The window above is part of the Pirellulales bacterium genome. Proteins encoded here:
- a CDS encoding cupin domain-containing protein, with amino-acid sequence MHDTPDMVHWHEPKAGENAGFGKFLRQPLPYDRFMEAEGVPCYRGIGVRKVQDLPLVPWKRLGGRGSFIQLFGTEGLWGMYVVEVPGAGALNVERHLYEKVVLVVEGRGTTEVWQEGQRKRHVFEWQKGSLFAVPLNAYHRIINAGSAPALLLCGTTAPNVMNVLDNLDFVFECPYTFSERFSGAEDFFKPKDDLEPDPIRGLAMRRTNLIPDIVNCDLPLDNRRSPGYRRVEPAMARNRFYLWIGQHETGRYSKAHKHASAAVLVCVKGKGYTYTWPEALGTTPWQNGKAEFIKRQDYEPVGLVSAAPMSGDWYHQHFGIGKEGLRISAWHGPNNQRARKPGVPGEQLMDYGAIELSKGGSAIGYHQEDPAIRKEFEETLAREGLPSRMKQEFYERPPTEGEVVMGDVM